The DNA sequence CAGTCGTGGTTATTGCCTACCATTCTTCAACAAGCGACCCGTTTTATTCATCAGAGGCTGCAGCGCGAGCGAGCTATTATAGTCTTAGCGGATATCCTACCACCTGGTTTGACGGTTCTAAAAGAGTCGTTGGTGGTGTCCATACCGGCACATTATATGCCTGCTTCCTTGATACAGTCAAATACCGACTCACAATATCAAGCCCTCTGGTTATTAACTTGACCTGTTCTTATGATACCGTGGCTAATACCGGAACGGTAAACGCGACCATCCAAAATACCACTTCCAGCGCAATCAGTGGAACATTACATTTTGTGGTTGTAGAAAACAATATCCCTTATAGCTGGCAGGGAATGACCAAACTTGATTTTGTAATGAGGGATATGCTTCCGGACCAGAACGGCGAAGCGGTAACCATACCTGCCAATGGCAATATCACCCGCTCACGGAATTTTACAATTTCTGCCTCCTGGAAAGAAAAGGATTGTAAAATTGTGGTCTTTGTCCAATCTTCAACAAGAGAAATATATCAGGGCGCAGAGATTGGGATAGTGCCGATACCGGATATGGAGTATTATGGATTAAAATATCAAGAGACAAGCGGGAATAATAATCGCTGGGCAGAACCCGGTGAAGCAATAAGGATGTATGTCTTTGGTAAGAATCAGGGTAACGGTATTTACTCAGGCAGCGCAAATGTCACCTGCTCTGACCCTTATATTACGATCAGCAGTGCAACACCTCAATCGGTCGCAATTGGTCCAGGTGATATTGATACGGTTAATATATGTAATTTCACAATCAGCGCGAGTTGTCCTTCGCCAAGACAGGTATCTTTCTTTGTAAATTTTGGAACTCATTCTGATACCTTCCCGTTTATTGTTACCAGAACCCCTGGTTTTTCAGATAATATTGAAGCCGGACAGGGAAACTGGACCCATTCTGGAATCAACGATAATTGGCACATCACAACTTACAAGAGCCACTCGCCAACGCATTCATGGTATTCTGGGGTAGAATCAAATCATCAATACACAAATGAAAATGATGCATCTTTGGTAAGCCCATACTTTGTGGTCACTCCCGACAGCAATTTGTATTTCTGGCATCAATATCGTATGGAACAGGGCTGGGATTATGGACATTTAGACATTGATAATGGATCAGGTTTCTGGAAGACCATTGGTATCTTTACCGGAAATCAGACTGCCTGGAATCAATATATTTACTCTTTACAAACATATTCGGGACAGACCATCAGAATGAGATTCAGATTCTTGAGTGATGGTAGTGTTGTTGACGAAGGATGGTATGTTGATGATATAAATATTCCGAGTCCGGTAGGAATTGAAGAAACCAAGAATCTTGAAAAAACATTGTTGCTGAGCATCAATCCCAATCCATTCCACGACCGTGCAATCATTAAATATGAATCTAAAAAATTCTCCAATAAACCTATGTTGCTCAATATCTACGACGCTTCTGGTCGTCTGGTTAAATCACTGGCTTTAAAATCAACCAATTTCTGGATGGGCGACGATAACGATGGCAAACTTCTGCCTTCCGGGATATACTTTGCAGAATTGGAAATTGAAAATACAAAACTTCTGCAGAAAGTCATAATTGTTCGTTAAATAAAAAAGATTAAGGGGGGACCTCTGTCCCCCCTTTAAAGAAGGAGAAGTCATGCGACTGAAAATTTTTATTCTATTATGGTTGGCAGCACTCCCTTTATTTGCGCAGTATAATTTTAGTTTTGTCTGCACAAGCGATACATTCCAGACCGGTACAGATTATTTCGTCTATTATTTCCGTCTCACTAATACCGGCACTCAACCCGATAGTTATGCCTTTGATTGCCGAATCATTGATACCGTACCAGGCTGGTTTGCAATATACTGCGCGGGTGGACAGTGTGCAGAACCCGGAATAATCCTTTATGATTATCTTACACCCGGGGCAGTTGATACCGGGATTGATATATCAATATATACAACGCCCAATGTATGGGGAACAGAGGTTATAAATTTGAAGGTCTGGTCAATTCACAACCAGAATTTAAGAGATTCTATAAATGTCTATGCAGCAATGGAACAGGGAATCCATGGAGGCAAACCCATAAGTCAACCCTTTAAATTTGAAGCGTACCCCAATCCATTCAGTGATCAATGTCTAATTAAATTCCAAAATCCAAACAAATCCGCATTTCGCAATCCGAAATCCGAAATTTCATTAATAATTTATGATATTTCAGGTCGGGTTGTGAAATCTTTTATTCCAGTATCGGATATCGTGAACCGTGAATCATGTATCATCTGGTCAGGAGATGATAATTTTGATCGATCTGTTCCTGAAGGGATTTATTTTATTGAAGTAAACAATGGAGAAAATAAAATTTGCCGAAAGGTGGTGAAAGTTAAATGAAAAGAATAATCATATTAGGTGGTATACTATTATTTACCATATGTTCAGAATCCCCTCAGATTAAAATTGAACCGGCAAATAGAATTGTCCTTGCCGAATTTTTTACCTTTGCCCGTTGTGTATATTGTCCTTATGCAGAAGAGGCGCTCGATAGCTTATTAACAGAATTTAAGGATAGTCTTGCAGTGATTGCCTACCACCGCCGTATGCTTGGTGACACGTTAAGTCCCGATTATGTTGCAGTCAGGGAATCATTATATTCAATCCAGACTTCACCGATTGTGGTATTTGATGGTCTTTACAATGTCCAGACTGAGAAACCTGAAGATGATTACCCAACCTATAAAAATTATATAACAAGTGAAAGAGGTAAGAAAACTTGTTTACGTCTGGGTCTTGAAAAGGAAATAGAAGGAAATATGGTCTCGCTTAAGGTTAAAATTGTTCCGGTCGATTCAATTTTCTCATCTGATTACAAATTATATATAACACTTACCGAAGATAGCGTCTATTTTAAACAGACCGGTGCGCCCGATTCAATCTTTTACTTTGTAATGCG is a window from the candidate division WOR-3 bacterium genome containing:
- a CDS encoding Omp28-related outer membrane protein, encoding MKKVALLICIIAGAFAFAAQRVVVCEEFTATWCTYCPGAARALDEIYERSYDSVVVIAYHSSTSDPFYSSEAAARASYYSLSGYPTTWFDGSKRVVGGVHTGTLYACFLDTVKYRLTISSPLVINLTCSYDTVANTGTVNATIQNTTSSAISGTLHFVVVENNIPYSWQGMTKLDFVMRDMLPDQNGEAVTIPANGNITRSRNFTISASWKEKDCKIVVFVQSSTREIYQGAEIGIVPIPDMEYYGLKYQETSGNNNRWAEPGEAIRMYVFGKNQGNGIYSGSANVTCSDPYITISSATPQSVAIGPGDIDTVNICNFTISASCPSPRQVSFFVNFGTHSDTFPFIVTRTPGFSDNIEAGQGNWTHSGINDNWHITTYKSHSPTHSWYSGVESNHQYTNENDASLVSPYFVVTPDSNLYFWHQYRMEQGWDYGHLDIDNGSGFWKTIGIFTGNQTAWNQYIYSLQTYSGQTIRMRFRFLSDGSVVDEGWYVDDINIPSPVGIEETKNLEKTLLLSINPNPFHDRAIIKYESKKFSNKPMLLNIYDASGRLVKSLALKSTNFWMGDDNDGKLLPSGIYFAELEIENTKLLQKVIIVR
- a CDS encoding T9SS type A sorting domain-containing protein codes for the protein MRLKIFILLWLAALPLFAQYNFSFVCTSDTFQTGTDYFVYYFRLTNTGTQPDSYAFDCRIIDTVPGWFAIYCAGGQCAEPGIILYDYLTPGAVDTGIDISIYTTPNVWGTEVINLKVWSIHNQNLRDSINVYAAMEQGIHGGKPISQPFKFEAYPNPFSDQCLIKFQNPNKSAFRNPKSEISLIIYDISGRVVKSFIPVSDIVNRESCIIWSGDDNFDRSVPEGIYFIEVNNGENKICRKVVKVK
- a CDS encoding Omp28-related outer membrane protein; this translates as MKRIIILGGILLFTICSESPQIKIEPANRIVLAEFFTFARCVYCPYAEEALDSLLTEFKDSLAVIAYHRRMLGDTLSPDYVAVRESLYSIQTSPIVVFDGLYNVQTEKPEDDYPTYKNYITSERGKKTCLRLGLEKEIEGNMVSLKVKIVPVDSIFSSDYKLYITLTEDSVYFKQTGAPDSIFYFVMRKMIPNETGIKINPVFPDSIIKETNFVLQSNWNVNKLSIVTFVQNMVTKEVVQAIVVKLNN